In Danaus plexippus chromosome 8, MEX_DaPlex, whole genome shotgun sequence, the sequence TTTGAAAATTCATGGCCGTTTTCTGAATAAAGTAAGTATGGAAATTGAgatgaaattgaaattaattctcGGTTTTGTTTATGATCTCACTTGACAAAGAATTGCTTACCTTTTTAAACATCCATAATCCTTATACTTTCGCAACTTTGTCACAGTATGTTTAAGATGACAGTTTGattccatttttatatattatacaaaaatctattcgattcaaaaataaactgttCCAACTACccacaaaacattaaataaacttttaatcgCAGGAAAGTGGTGAGTCTCAAGAAGGTTAACAGCAAGTATATCTTGAAGAGTACTCTGACACCTCGGCTGGCTCGTAAGGAGCTGCAGAAGGAAATGCAATCCTCTCCTCAGCTGAGCAAGTCTCGGTCATGTTCATCCCTACATCAAGATGCCTCCAGCGATCCCAACGGGCCCGGATACAACAACTATCTGACCGTACATgtaagttgtttttattacattgctAAAGGAAATTCATTCTACCTAcagtttatattgaattagaAACAACGGCTTTTTCTATTCAACTTAcccatgttatttttttatttaaaaaccaccATTGTACTAAGcagtattaaatagaaaaaaatattttacaactttttttgattttaagagAGATTAATGAAcagcaatttatatttaagtatttagatTATACTgataatatattcaacaaaCGTTCAATATCTTTGATGATTTAGAAACAACTCCTAAAAAAgtgtatatcaaatataataatgaagtgctttactttttattattatgcatACTATCGAAAGGGATGAAGGTTCGTTTTCAGTGTACtccttactttataattaagtgTGCCTGTTTGTATACAttatgaaaatcaaataatatttacagagCTTCCCATCAGCGTTGAACTTGCCAACGATAACGACACAGAGCTATGACGATCTAACTGGAGGTAGGGGCCGCCCCGGCAGCGAGGGGTCCGACGAGCCCAAACACACTTGGACACAGATGACCCCGCAGGAGATAGCCACGTGGATAGACAAGCGATCACGGGTCTTATTCCCGTTACTCTTTATCCTATTCAACATAATTTACTGGACCTTCGTCTATTGTCTATGATTCGTCTATTATCTCGTGCACTATGTGCAGGATATTAAGAATGTTCCTTTACGAATATTTAATCAGAACCATCGAGCTTATTAGGTTTTCTAAATGCAACCCGCAATTTTATACAATCTAGTGATTCACTGTCGACAAGAAAAACTTAATAGATGACATATattgacagttttttttttaaacactaagtgacagaaagaaataaatctgTCACGTGTTTAAATACGTTAGGTTAAAAttgattgttaaaaaaaaaatctgtctaTAAATAAGCTCCGTCGAGTGTGGTATAGTcatgttattgaaaattttatttatatatttaattaatgcaagtaaattaaaaataacatattaatatataagaaaaaatatgttaatgttaagAAAACTATAGAATGtagttaacaataatataatttatttaattaatataatgtacatacaCTAAATGTATAGTAGTCACTAGATATATGTTTGGAgagattatttgaaattaagtaTCAAGAAACTATAACTTTTACTGTTAATTACactattcaattaaaaatcttcTATTCATTACAAGAAcccttaaaaaataagtacaacAGGTCCGTAAGATGACGACCGAGgagtttgtataaaaaaacatctagTCGTAagcttaaaacaaatataatgtttgtttgcTCCAAGCGAAAATCAAAAACACAaggcttttaaaattatgttattttatttacaaattcaaacaacttacataaaaacatgttcgttattaatatattacatttaaagcagaaaattactttattaaaggcaagtatatataactatacatTGGAACATGTAGGCTTTATCCCGAGAGAATGAGATccatttttatagaaattcgTTCATtcgttcattttaaaacagaagTCCTATtgttcctattttttttttacaattttaaatttagaactttGTATTATTCTAACATTATTGCACTCAAAGAAGAGTTACACAGATATCGGTGtacataaaatcttatttttagattgttattattgtacGGTTACGATTACAACATATAGGAAAccttgtattttttcttacgATTCCGACACTAAACTACACAGATCATGATCCACTCAGACACAGATCTCCATCCCTCCACAGTACGCGCTCCAGCGCTCCTAATATCTCAAAATGCTTGGATCCTCGAGTGACTGAGAACGCTTCAAGCGGCCCTGTCGCTGGCGCGCGGCGCGGTGATGACGAGACTGTCATCGCTCGAGTAACGCTTCAGGGTTGTGGCACTCGCTTGActgaagttaaaaataatcaatcgcaacaataaaatatttttctgatatagaaattattattttttttgtggccgaaaagtttttttttatttggattcAGtcctactttttaatttttttcgattttttttattggccaaaaagattttttaaatttggaacgtAGTCCTTGAATTGTATCCCTTTACCTATACCGGGTGCGCGGTCGAGGAGTGGGCGCGAGCTGTGGCAGACGGTCCAAGGCAAATGTTCCCCCCGAGCCCGAGCTCGAGCCTCTACCCGAGCCGCTCGAGCTCTCCGACCAAGTCAATTCTGACATGCTGGCgaaacataaatacaaatcATGACACAGACAACACTGAACTGAATGCAATCGTTCAGTAAAAAGCGAACACTCTTCCCTAGTAAACTACAATACTTTCATTTGTACCCATATCTGAATACAAATTAGATTAAGTTAGTAAAAAATTACGTCAACATTCTAAATAGAGGTGACACGTAATAAAGATTTGTGACAATTGAATCAAATCTGTGTACAGTGTGACACACATGTTTAATTTGCGCATCATGAACAGTGATTATGAAGGGGAATGTTATCAGCGGCGCTAGTTCAGCGTGTTTCGCAAGCAGAGCCTCGCGCCTGGTTTCTGTTTACGTTACCTGGTGGATATCGGCGGTAAACGGTACGGCGAGTAGTACTCGTTGGTCTCCGTGTAGGTGGAGGCGTGTATCTCTTGCTGGTACAGTTCGTAGAGCTGCGCCAGATCCGCCTGCGCCCCTGCGCCGTACTCTATCAAAACATTACCTTATACTctacgtatattatatatgatggTACGCGGGTCTCAAACGATCACGTGACGTGGATTTGGATCTCATTTCGTGTATATGATATCATTCAGAGACGAGTGTTATTGATAagtaaattagtttatttgcTTGCGTCATATATTGAGATACGCTTGAAAAGTCACCTGTTTACGTTTTGTCAACTTTTAAGTGTGAGTAAGGCGCACTTTATATGTTTTTCGACATCAATTTCTTGATTAACGATTAGACTgacttgaaatttttataagaatttgtGGTTTTTGTCTGCTACAGAATACAGAAACTCTCTGAACTTGTTAGCCAAGatggataatttttttttgttgtgaaaTGAGCCTccacttattaaattattgtatcaaGAGAACCTAATgagaggaaataaaaaatgtataaagaaaatgtaaaattaaaaaaagaggaTGGTTAACTCATTACAGACGAACGAAGTGAGTTAGCAACAAGAAGAAGGAAGAAGTTAGTAAAAGGGAAAACAGTTTTTCCTTATCTCTCTTCCTCTTTTTTGGATCTTCACcaaatctaatatattatatgaaaataataacttaaatgttaCGGAGAGCACATTTTACAGAAAGTCATTGTTACTTTTTACCCATGTAGATGACATGGAATACGGAATCTCTATAGTGGTTGTTTAAAACCCATCGCCTACCCTCCAGCGCCCGTCTCTGCCTGGTAATAATTTCATCAGTGAGCCTCCTCTGCGCGTCTCGCCGCTGCAGCGCTAGATCCCTCCGCCTCAGTTCGTGTGATCTCGCTGCACGTTCTCCCTGCAGCGCTAACTTGTCAGCCTCCAGTTCATGAACTCGACAAACCAAAGCTAATACTTCTCGTTCAGGACCACTTGATATGTGCGCTGGTAGTTCCTGATATATTtggttaaattaaacatttgataagaaaagttttaactgctaatataacaaatatttgtcgTAGTTGCATAAGTTTAATGATCAGTTTAATGGCCGTTAAgtgtactttaaaattttcttttttagactgtatagaaattaaaaatgaaatacctCAGATTTGATGCCTAAAATCTGTGGTATTTTCTACttctttatcattaaataaccaCATCCCTTCAGTCTACAGTGTTAATGAATGTCAAGTGCACGCCAATGTCACCGGATTTGCGTCCATGTTCGATGGGTACGTACGTATGAATGGCCAAGTGAGATCTGACCTGTTCGAGCTGGGCTCCTCTCAGCCTGACTTGCTCCAGCTGTCTCTCAACCCTCAGCCTCTCTGTCCTCGCGGCCTCCTGTTCCCTCTCGACAGCCGCGAGTTCAGCCCAGGCCTGTTCCACTGAGACCTCGGCCTCCGCGCGCTCGCTGCCGCTACTGCCCCCACCGCCCCTACGTAATAATCACCACCAGCATTCAATACTTATGCGTAATATCAATTACTAgggttttttgaaataaacttatGCTGCCTCCAACAAGGTCGCGTTAAACTTTTAACGCACCTGGAACCacaataaaaagagaaagAGCGAGAGAACGAGAAGGAATGCGTGGCGCTGGATCGCATGCGGGCTATCAATTATGACTTGTaggtaatgttaataaagtttgtcttatAGAAACACtaaaaactcattaaaaatcaatttctactCCTTCCTGTTTTCACTCCAACATTACGGAGTGTCATCTCTTCCGCGCGAGGGACTTCgctcagaatattttttttgtaccacTTGTCCTGGAGAACTAGTTTAGGGTTGTCAGTTAACTATATTAAGAATGAATCAACATAATTCTGTGACATCTGCACGACTATGTGGAGTCAATATATAAGTCATCTAAAGAAAGCAACAATAagcaataataagaaatatatatatatatatatattacctatAACTTTGCTGTGTGCTCATTCTGGAGCCGGTGAAGTTGATAGGTTTGTATAGCCTGTTAAAGCGAGCCTCCCAGTGAGAGATGGCCGCGTGCTGCCTCTCGGCGTCCAGGGCGAGCCCCAGCAGGTGGCTGTCCAGCTCCATCAGCCGGCGCCGCAGCCTCATCTGTTGTTTGAAAGTAGACACGATCGCCTCCCTCAGACTCTTCAGATGCGCTGAGTTCTCTTCGGACTCTTCTTTCGATATCGTCTCGTCTATTATTGGTTCCTCTCTGCTTCTAATAATAAGAGGAATATTTACGTATGCGTCAAATATAAGTATGAATGTAATATATGaagagaatttttatttaattcaatttgtttgtatctgaagaaaatatcttaatgtatttttattgttattcacTTTGTACGGTCGTCTCTCATCTTGGTCTTGAGGCGAGCTATCTCCTCTCGTAGTTCACTGATGACTGTACGGTATTGAGATAAATGCATCGGAGTTTCAATGAACTCACGTTCCACCTGAAAATTTATGTCATTTACCTCTGTATTTACGTCCAGAAATCGTCATAAATTCCTATTTATTTCCACAGATACTATTTCGTAActatcataaaatatcaaatgcaGGCACGTGCAAtcgacttttatatatatatatatatatattaacaaatgcACGATGCAAAATGTCATTAATATCCAAGTGAAATGTATTTGGTTCTGTAGATATAAACAGTGAATGTCGTCACGCCGTCCGTATAACCTTGTTGGTGATGGCGGACGCTCTCTGCGCGTAATGTAGCGTCGAGCGCGTGGTGTCTCTGTGGCCGGCCGCCGGGGACACGTGAGCCACCATGGCGGTGCGACACCTGCCGCCCAGAACCTCGCGCAGGAGGCGGGTCAACTTGGAGTCACGGTAGTTCACATACCTTATGAACAACCAGTGTATCAAGATCCGTGTGTCAAAATCTTGGGTATAAACGATTCAAATGACACAGAAGTCAATGCTATGCGTGAATCGTCTTTATAACGGAGCGCGGCAACAGATATGTAACTATATCGTGGgcaattattactattataataaaaattcgtaaacatttttatttgattaataaaacatcatgaagtattaataaattgagcTTCAAATAAGAGCTGTCTCTAGACCAAGtcaagtaatatatatgtatgtacaatatCAATTACCTCGCGCCACCTGACAGCGCCATGATGCAATTACCAAGAGCGAGTAACGAGCGGTTGATATGAGCGCCCTCCAGTCTCCGAGCCCTCGCCCCCGCCCGTTCAGAACCAGCAAGGTCGATGAGGAACAAGCGACCTCGCTGGACACCCTTTGTAACTGTCTTGCTCACAGATACACTGCGATTAATGGCACATATTACTATGCTGAGATAtatgatagtttttatatttatttcgtgtAAGGTAGTCTTAATTTTCATATGATATGGTGTTAGTGCTATCTGGTAGAAGCAAAAATGTTGTTTCTTTTGTTAAGTCACGACTGAAAATATAGTCCGTAACTTACAAATTTTCGATAACGTTTTTAGAAAGTTATACATTCCGaacaattcttataataacaacatcttaaatattatgtacctaTACCTAACTCGAATATGATCAAATGATTTTAAGAaagacaaaaattgttttcttcGAAAATTAAAGACAGAGAGACTTttctaacttaattttaattatattacacacAACCGCATCTTGCTTTGCATTGATAACGAAACTAAATGTCATTGAATGTCGATCACCGTCTCTGATACAAACATAGTTAACAAAGACGAGTGCATTCTGAACAAATGGAAAGACGTACTGAACCCtcggatataaaaaaattataaatgattttatacaaaactttttaataaattaaatataataagtaaccctggttttttaatatgttaaaagttttatgtacCTAAGTAACGCGTGACCTCTGGACGAGTGTTGATTCGCATACGTAGACTCGGCAGTCCGCGAGCGATCCCCTTTAGCTAGGAGCTCGGCTACATGAGTCGCATTTTCGGCACGGATCTGAGAAGGACATCCGTGTCTATGAATTTATAACATGTACCACCTGTGGCATATTAATATCctaataattacatacatttatatctaaatacatttttaacaatttctaGAAGTCAGAATTGCTAAAGCAGAAAAGATAGATCATCTTTCGAAAAACTGTGtaagtttaagaaaaaataattacgctTAcacaggaaaaatattttaaacgatatataaaaaaaaacttgcgccggaaaataattaaattttctaacttattttttttttgtcaacagATAATAAACTTCAACCTGTAATGTTTTGTGTCAAACCGGATATATTAATGGTATCTATGATTTCCGCGCGTACATATTTCAACGGatctaagtttttcggatattaCTCgttcttttcattattttaacgtGATGTCTACATGATCCAGTCATTTCGGCTCCCTTACAACAACCTTTACAGAAGCCGTCGGGAcaatgtagatataaaacaataaaaaagcatAGTATCCGAGGAACTTAGCTCAATTTAAAgcctacatattttaaaacaccaCGAGTTACAAGCAACCGACTTATAAAGatgcttaatattttaagtcccTGCGAACGACTGAATCAAATCATGTTACGTGGTTGActgtaataattgttatatttcgccatataaattaatttcacttttaaattaccatattacttataagcgtataaaatatttagatcagggtcaattaaataatattgttaatataaataatcataatattaactgTAATCATGTTAGTAACGTTTACAGTttactgaatattaaaatcgtgACACGTACTATAAGTACTAGTTTACATTGACAAACTAAAAACGGGCAGTTTTAACGTTTTCCAATCATATTCACACCGACGATAAGTAACTCGGAATATAGATAGATGAATGGAAAGTCCAAAAACTATACTATATACTGAtggattaaatattatctgcaTATATGAACTCTTTATAAGTCAACTCGTAACGCTAATAATAAAACCTCATCCAGTTGTATGCACAGtgcatattttacatatttaagcGCACAGGTTTAAAATTGCCCGATAAGTGGCCGGAgccaatgaatttaaaataagtcctataatttattatgcgTCAACACCCTTTTGATCTTTCGATAATAGCAGTGACCTTTGTGATGTCTCACATGTGTCTTTGATACATTTTACGTTTATAGTACGTACATtgaacataaaacaattttcaaatcATTCGTAAGGGTTATAATTTCcgtgtatttttcttaataaaataacttctaTGTATACTAAGAAAGTAGGTACAAAGAAACAATTTCGATTAATGATGCCTCGGtagtttatgaatatttgcaaatgaaaaatatttgtatatacaaaataaaaacgtaattaCCAATAGTGTATCAAATCAAAAACGCTAATTTCTCTTTTTTACACGGCTTTGAcgttattgaatgaaaatatatataagtatgagAAAGACTCAGGTGAGATACGCTTGTATAGTGTAGTATAATTGTTGCTTAAAATGACCATACCTCACTCAAACCAGCCACAATCGAGGGACCGCTGCTGCCCTCGTCTCGAAGTTCCAAGAAACCAGCTCCAGGGTTCAAAAGATCacgaatattttcattgtaaatttcaatataggACATCTTCAcctaaaattcaataaattatattaatccaTTCCTTTAGTTaagcttaaatttatttcttaagaatattttctttttaattaattatttctaattattgctataatcttttaaagttttttttttataagttattgatATTGATCGGCCATCTTCGCTTCTTCCTTCCTCATTTCATTCCCCTTAGTATAAGTTAGCGTAAACCTAGACACCTTATGTTACGAAGTTTTTCAATCATACTTTTACGTAAAGAACAGTTGTAAccgtaaattaattaaagataattaaattaatatttgcaaaaaaataatcaaactaTTTGGGCCTTTGCTGTAATATgcataaatctttatataatgttcctgaatattattttttttgtttgccacctttttaatttaaggaatGAAAGTAATCGACTAAGTGAACTCAGGTTAGTAGGTAcacgatataaaatttacatgatttacctatgaaaataatataaggccCTGCAAACACGTACATGTGTCATTTGAAATTACAGGAAACCTGCCTTCAAATTCGTGTTTACCTTAGACacgttgaatatataaatcgaTAAATGTGTATTgagtattcatataataagaatttgttGGCTAACGTCCAATGACTAATGATCttctgaatattaataaaacgctTTCCAATTTATTAAAGCGGTTCTATATTCCtcgttcaaaaaaaatataacggaCCAAATAATACGATATATGTTAAAGAAGTCCAGGAAGTAGACTTTCTATTTCTATGATGCCTACTTCTATTTTACGAATAATCAACCACAAATGAGACTCAGGCAAAACTAGTTTATAATGTCTAGTTCTTAATTATCGGATCTctgttaaattactttttaataacttattgatGTTTACAGGCAGGAAATAATATAGGGACGTTCAAAGTACCTAAAATGGCGCAATAAAAATCGTCACAGATtatgaaaagattttaatttcatattttaccaGTTAGTCAGTTAGTTCAGGTATTTAAGGAATTAGCATGGTCGTTTAACGAGAAAACGCGACAAGCATTTTCACATCAACATAAGTTGTTTAATACAAATTGCAGTAGTTGttcttttgaataaatataaatgtgcacctaaaataaaaaatatttgtttatgataattaaaaaatgtttctgaACTTATTGTGATTGGTGCGATGACTTATAGCAGGGAAACGTTACGTCGAGATATATAAAGGCGCCAACCAGTCAAGTGATATCAGATTGAGATATGCAAAACTTACGCTAGCCGCATTCACTTCCAGACCTGCATTTCCTTctcattttataatctgtagttgtattaaatataaatatttaatgtatatcaCACGATTTCTtgtgatgaaatttaaaatgttgaagCTATGCAGTGTTCTAATGATTTGTTGGTTGTtaggaacattaaaaattaaacgaacTAAATAAGTccttataacaaattttgacAACAtagcttaatatatataaggcaAGTTTTAGAACGTATTTTCATAACAGCGGCAAACCTCAAacgtcattatttttttagtatgatTCCTCATAACTAAATACTAATATACATTAATGCGAATGTATTGTATTGATAGATAAAATTTGGTAGGCTTACTTTAAGTTTGTATCCTCACCCTACACACGAAACGCTGCATTTGCAGTGAGCTGATGCAAACTCGTGATTAGCATACTGACTGTTCATGGCAGACTAGTGGCGCCATCATAAGacaattataaaacagatttacgatacatttatatacatgtcCTAcgtcatatacatatgtatatacataaaggcatatataatatatatgtattatgaaacgtgcaaaaatttttgaacatcaa encodes:
- the LOC116771423 gene encoding kinesin-like protein KIF19 isoform X1, which produces MTQSSSGSDKFHGSGRSVSEEKLMVAVRVRPLRADEGPRIVHVVSDKMLVLEEEADMRKDVLRQRRVNDKHYIYDRVFAEESTQEEVYEAVCAPLVGDTLNGIAGAIFAYGATGAGKTHTMTGLMSRALNHLFTSIGESDEPNSFEVKMSYIEIYNENIRDLLNPGAGFLELRDEGSSGPSIVAGLSEIRAENATHVAELLAKGDRSRTAESTYANQHSSRGHALLSVSVSKTVTKGVQRGRLFLIDLAGSERAGARARRLEGAHINRSLLALGNCIMALSGGARYVNYRDSKLTRLLREVLGGRCRTAMVAHVSPAAGHRDTTRSTLHYAQRASAITNKVEREFIETPMHLSQYRTVISELREEIARLKTKMRDDRTKSREEPIIDETISKEESEENSAHLKSLREAIVSTFKQQMRLRRRLMELDSHLLGLALDAERQHAAISHWEARFNRLYKPINFTGSRMSTQQSYRGGGGSSGSERAEAEVSVEQAWAELAAVEREQEAARTERLRVERQLEQVRLRGAQLEQELPAHISSGPEREVLALVCRVHELEADKLALQGERAARSHELRRRDLALQRRDAQRRLTDEIITRQRRALEEYGAGAQADLAQLYELYQQEIHASTYTETNEYYSPYRLPPISTSMSELTWSESSSGSGRGSSSGSGGTFALDRLPQLAPTPRPRTRYSQASATTLKRYSSDDSLVITAPRASDRAA
- the LOC116771423 gene encoding kinesin-like protein KIF19 isoform X2 → MTQSSSGSDKFHGSGRSVSEEKLMVAVRVRPLRADEGPRIVHVVSDKMLVLEEEADMRKDVLRQRRVNDKHYIYDRVFAEESTQEEVYEAVCAPLVGDTLNGIAGAIFAYGATGAGKTHTMTGLMSRALNHLFTSIGESDEPNSFEVKMSYIEIYNENIRDLLNPGAGFLELRDEGSSGPSIVAGLSEIRAENATHVAELLAKGDRSRTAESTYANQHSSRGHALLSVSVSKTVTKGVQRGRLFLIDLAGSERAGARARRLEGAHINRSLLALGNCIMALSGGARYVNYRDSKLTRLLREVLGGRCRTAMVAHVSPAAGHRDTTRSTLHYAQRASAITNKVEREFIETPMHLSQYRTVISELREEIARLKTKMRDDRTKEEPIIDETISKEESEENSAHLKSLREAIVSTFKQQMRLRRRLMELDSHLLGLALDAERQHAAISHWEARFNRLYKPINFTGSRMSTQQSYRGGGGSSGSERAEAEVSVEQAWAELAAVEREQEAARTERLRVERQLEQVRLRGAQLEQELPAHISSGPEREVLALVCRVHELEADKLALQGERAARSHELRRRDLALQRRDAQRRLTDEIITRQRRALEEYGAGAQADLAQLYELYQQEIHASTYTETNEYYSPYRLPPISTSMSELTWSESSSGSGRGSSSGSGGTFALDRLPQLAPTPRPRTRYSQASATTLKRYSSDDSLVITAPRASDRAA